In Patescibacteria group bacterium, the following proteins share a genomic window:
- a CDS encoding methyltransferase domain-containing protein yields the protein MIFKDWLQSLVINASSKCIKDILEFIDFNPNAKILDLGCDTGDLTKLVAERASTKNIFGIDIIKDRYKKAKEAGIKIIESNLDYNFPFVDSIFDILISNQVIEHIHNLDNFMCESFRILRKGGYFICSTENLSSWHNIFALFLGFQPFSITNISVKGVIGNPLALHQSSQKGKEMRKIKVFQHTRVLGYQGLKDIFEKHGFKVQASKASGYYPMPNYLAKLLSSIDQRHAAFITIKAQKI from the coding sequence GTGATATTTAAAGATTGGTTACAATCGCTTGTTATTAATGCTTCCTCCAAATGTATTAAAGATATTCTCGAATTTATAGATTTTAATCCCAATGCAAAAATTTTGGATTTAGGGTGCGATACTGGTGATTTAACAAAGCTCGTTGCTGAAAGAGCATCAACAAAGAATATTTTTGGAATAGACATAATAAAAGATAGATACAAAAAAGCTAAAGAAGCGGGTATAAAGATTATAGAATCGAATTTAGATTATAATTTTCCATTTGTAGATTCAATTTTTGACATCTTAATTAGCAATCAAGTGATAGAACATATCCATAATTTAGATAATTTTATGTGTGAGAGCTTTAGGATCTTGCGCAAAGGAGGATATTTCATTTGCTCCACAGAAAATTTATCCAGTTGGCATAATATTTTTGCTTTATTTTTAGGATTTCAACCATTTTCTATTACAAATATAAGCGTAAAGGGTGTTATTGGAAATCCACTTGCTTTACATCAAAGCTCCCAAAAAGGGAAAGAAATGCGAAAAATAAAGGTCTTTCAACATACTAGGGTTTTGGGATATCAAGGATTAAAAGATATATTTGAAAAACATGGTTTTAAAGTGCAAGCTTCTAAAGCCTCGGGATATTATCCTATGCCAAATTATCTTGCAAAATTATTGTCATCAATTGATCAGCGTCATGCTGCTTTTATAACAATAAAAGCACAGAAAATATGA